A single region of the Alkalibacter saccharofermentans DSM 14828 genome encodes:
- the rplX gene encoding 50S ribosomal protein L24 has translation MHVKKDDVVMVNSGKFKGESGKIIAVYPKENRVIVEGINMMTKHMKPSQKVQQGGIIKQEGKIHASNVLLYCEKCKKGVRTGVKFLEDGSKVRYCKKCGETFNK, from the coding sequence ATGCATGTTAAAAAAGACGACGTTGTTATGGTTAACTCAGGAAAATTCAAGGGTGAATCAGGAAAGATAATTGCAGTTTACCCAAAGGAAAACAGAGTGATCGTAGAAGGAATCAACATGATGACAAAGCATATGAAACCTTCCCAGAAAGTACAGCAAGGCGGTATCATTAAGCAGGAAGGCAAAATTCACGCTTCGAATGTGTTGTTATATTGTGAAAAATGCAAAAAAGGAGTAAGAACCGGAGTTAAATTCCTAGAAGACGGAAGCAAGGTTCGATACTGCAAAAAGTGCGGAGAAACATTTAACAAGTAG
- the rplP gene encoding 50S ribosomal protein L16 yields MLMPKRVKRRRVHRGRMKGKATRGNTISYGDFAIQALEPGWITSNQIEAARIAMTRYIKRGGKVWIKIFPDKPVTQKPAETRMGSGKGSPEYWVAVVKPGRIMFEIAGVSEELAREAMRLAMHKLPIKTKFVTRKDFEEVGGES; encoded by the coding sequence ATGTTAATGCCTAAAAGAGTTAAACGTAGAAGAGTTCATAGAGGTAGAATGAAAGGCAAGGCAACCAGAGGAAATACTATCAGTTATGGTGACTTTGCAATTCAAGCCCTAGAACCGGGCTGGATTACATCAAATCAAATAGAAGCGGCTCGTATCGCTATGACAAGATATATCAAAAGAGGCGGGAAGGTCTGGATAAAAATATTCCCAGACAAGCCAGTAACCCAAAAACCGGCAGAAACCAGGATGGGTTCCGGTAAAGGTTCGCCAGAATACTGGGTAGCCGTTGTTAAGCCAGGCAGAATCATGTTTGAAATTGCGGGAGTTTCCGAAGAATTGGCTAGAGAGGCCATGAGACTTGCGATGCACAAGCTGCCTATCAAGACAAAATTTGTTACCCGTAAAGATTTCGAAGAAGTGGGTGGTGAATCCTAA
- the rpsC gene encoding 30S ribosomal protein S3, with protein sequence MGQKVNPHGLRVGVIKDWNARWYAKDKDFADFLIEDDKIRKFIKKNQYTAGISSIEIERYANRIRIHIHTAKPGMVIGKGGSGIEALKNQIAKLTTKNVFINIVEVKNIDANAQLVAENIASQLERRVSFRRAMKQSITRALRSGAQGIKTCVAGRLNGAEMARTEHYSEGNVPLQTLRADIDYGFAEANTTYGKIGVKVWINKGEVLPEKKEDKKN encoded by the coding sequence GTGGGTCAAAAAGTCAATCCGCACGGATTAAGAGTTGGAGTAATCAAGGACTGGAATGCAAGATGGTATGCAAAAGACAAAGATTTTGCAGATTTTCTTATCGAAGACGATAAAATCAGAAAATTTATCAAGAAGAACCAATACACAGCGGGGATCTCTAGCATAGAAATCGAAAGATATGCAAACAGAATAAGGATACACATTCACACAGCTAAGCCGGGTATGGTGATTGGAAAAGGTGGTTCAGGAATCGAAGCACTTAAGAATCAGATAGCCAAGCTTACAACAAAGAATGTATTCATAAACATCGTAGAGGTCAAGAACATCGATGCTAACGCTCAATTAGTAGCTGAAAACATCGCTTCACAGCTTGAAAGAAGGGTTTCTTTCAGACGTGCGATGAAGCAGTCTATAACGAGAGCTTTAAGAAGCGGCGCCCAAGGCATAAAAACCTGCGTAGCAGGAAGACTTAACGGAGCTGAGATGGCGAGAACAGAACATTACAGCGAAGGGAATGTACCTCTTCAAACACTGAGAGCAGACATTGATTACGGATTTGCGGAAGCAAACACCACTTATGGGAAAATCGGTGTCAAAGTTTGGATCAATAAAGGAGAAGTTCTTCCTGAAAAAAAAGAAGATAAGAAGAACTAA
- the tuf gene encoding elongation factor Tu has product TLTAAITTVMNKKYGTGAAVAFDNIDKAPEERERGITISTAHVEYETDARHYAHVDCPGHADYVKNMITGAAQMDGAILVVSAADGPMPQTREHILLSRQVGVPYIVVFLNKADMVDDEELLELVEMEVRELLNEYEFPGDDTPIVVGSALKALEDPEGEWAEKVVELMKAVDEYIPEPVRDTDKPFLMPVEDVFSITGRGTVATGRVERGVVKVGEEVEIIGLSEERRKVVVTGVEMFRKLLDQAVAGDNIGALLRGVDRSEIERGQVLAKPGTINPHTKFKAEVYVLTKEEGGRHTPFFNGYRPQFYFRTTDVTGIIELGEGVEMVMPGDNITMEIQLITPIAVEEGLRFAIREGGRTVGAGVVAEIME; this is encoded by the coding sequence ACGTTGACAGCAGCGATAACAACAGTAATGAACAAGAAGTATGGAACAGGTGCAGCGGTAGCATTCGACAACATCGACAAAGCGCCAGAAGAAAGAGAAAGAGGAATCACGATTTCTACAGCACACGTTGAGTACGAGACAGACGCGAGACATTATGCACACGTAGACTGCCCGGGACATGCGGATTACGTAAAGAACATGATTACAGGAGCAGCACAGATGGACGGAGCTATCTTGGTAGTAAGCGCGGCTGACGGCCCAATGCCTCAGACAAGAGAGCACATCCTTCTTTCAAGACAGGTAGGGGTACCATATATCGTAGTATTCCTTAACAAAGCAGACATGGTAGATGACGAAGAGCTATTAGAGCTAGTAGAAATGGAAGTAAGAGAGCTACTTAACGAGTACGAATTCCCTGGAGATGATACTCCAATCGTTGTGGGAAGCGCCCTTAAAGCATTGGAAGATCCTGAAGGCGAGTGGGCTGAAAAGGTAGTAGAGCTTATGAAAGCAGTAGACGAATATATACCTGAGCCTGTAAGAGACACAGACAAGCCATTCTTGATGCCAGTAGAGGACGTATTCTCAATCACTGGTAGAGGAACTGTAGCAACAGGAAGAGTCGAAAGAGGAGTTGTTAAGGTTGGTGAGGAAGTAGAGATCATCGGACTTAGCGAAGAGAGAAGAAAAGTAGTAGTAACAGGAGTTGAGATGTTCAGAAAGCTTCTAGATCAAGCGGTAGCCGGAGACAACATCGGAGCGCTTTTAAGAGGAGTTGACAGAAGCGAGATCGAAAGAGGTCAAGTACTGGCAAAGCCTGGAACAATCAACCCACACACAAAATTCAAAGCTGAAGTTTATGTACTTACAAAAGAAGAGGGTGGAAGACACACTCCATTCTTCAACGGATACAGACCACAGTTCTACTTTAGAACTACAGACGTAACAGGAATCATCGAGCTTGGAGAAGGCGTAGAGATGGTAATGCCTGGAGATAACATTACAATGGAGATTCAACTGATCACGCCAATCGCGGTAGAAGAAGGACTAAGATTTGCTATCAGAGAAGGTGGAAGAACAGTAGGAGCCGGAGTAGTAGCAGAAATCATGGAGTAA
- the rplF gene encoding 50S ribosomal protein L6 has translation MSRIGKMPVAIPAGVTITVDGSDVTVKGPKGELKKSFNSDIAIEEVDGQVIVTRPSDKKEHRALHGLTRALVNNMVVGVSAGFEKRLEINGVGYRAAKQGKKLTLNLGYSHPVEMEDPAGIETEVEGTNKIIVRGIDKERVGEHAANIRKKRQPEPYKGKGIKYADEKIRRKEGKTGK, from the coding sequence ATGTCTAGAATCGGAAAAATGCCTGTTGCTATTCCCGCGGGAGTAACTATAACTGTTGACGGAAGCGATGTAACTGTAAAAGGACCTAAGGGCGAGCTTAAAAAGAGCTTTAACAGTGATATAGCGATCGAAGAAGTAGACGGACAAGTTATCGTAACGAGACCGTCTGATAAAAAAGAGCATAGAGCACTTCATGGTCTTACGAGAGCCTTAGTCAACAATATGGTTGTAGGCGTAAGCGCAGGCTTTGAAAAAAGACTTGAAATCAACGGAGTTGGATACAGAGCGGCAAAGCAAGGCAAGAAATTAACTTTAAACCTGGGATACTCTCATCCTGTAGAGATGGAAGACCCAGCTGGCATAGAAACAGAAGTTGAAGGAACAAACAAGATAATCGTAAGAGGCATCGACAAAGAAAGAGTAGGAGAGCACGCTGCGAATATCAGAAAGAAGCGACAGCCTGAGCCATACAAAGGCAAAGGAATCAAATACGCTGATGAAAAAATTAGACGTAAAGAAGGAAAAACAGGTAAGTAG
- the rplB gene encoding 50S ribosomal protein L2, with protein MGIKVYKPTSAGRRNMSVNTFEEVTKSTPEKSLLQPLKNTAGRNANGKITVRHKGGGEKRKYRIIDFKRNKDGIKAKVAGIEYDPNRSANIALLFYADGEKRYIISPLNLKDGDYVESGVNADIKVGNALPLANIPVGTIVHNIELKAGKGGQMARSAGAYAQLMAKENNYAILRLPSGEMRMVRLECRATIGQVGNMDHSNVRIGKAGRKRHMGIRPTVRGSVMNPNDHPHGGGEGRAPIGRPGPSTPWGKPALGYKTRKKNKSSDKYIVRKRKK; from the coding sequence ATGGGTATTAAGGTATACAAACCAACTTCCGCAGGTAGAAGAAACATGAGCGTGAACACTTTTGAAGAAGTCACAAAAAGCACGCCTGAGAAATCTCTTTTACAACCGTTGAAAAATACGGCAGGAAGAAATGCAAACGGAAAAATCACTGTTCGTCACAAAGGCGGCGGAGAAAAAAGAAAATATAGAATCATAGATTTTAAAAGAAATAAAGATGGTATCAAGGCAAAGGTTGCCGGTATTGAGTATGATCCAAATAGAAGCGCGAATATCGCATTGCTATTTTATGCAGACGGAGAAAAAAGATACATCATATCACCTTTGAACTTGAAAGATGGTGACTACGTAGAGTCTGGAGTAAATGCAGACATTAAAGTAGGAAACGCGCTGCCTCTTGCGAACATACCTGTAGGTACTATCGTGCACAACATAGAACTTAAGGCTGGAAAAGGCGGACAAATGGCAAGGTCGGCAGGAGCTTACGCCCAGTTGATGGCAAAGGAAAACAACTATGCCATACTTAGATTGCCATCTGGTGAGATGAGAATGGTTAGACTTGAATGTAGAGCGACTATAGGACAAGTTGGAAACATGGACCACTCAAACGTAAGAATCGGTAAAGCGGGAAGAAAAAGGCACATGGGAATCAGACCTACTGTAAGAGGATCTGTAATGAACCCCAACGATCACCCACATGGTGGTGGTGAAGGTAGAGCGCCTATCGGAAGACCGGGACCATCTACACCATGGGGCAAGCCGGCTTTAGGATACAAAACCAGAAAGAAAAACAAAAGCTCGGACAAATACATTGTAAGAAAAAGAAAGAAATAG
- the rpmD gene encoding 50S ribosomal protein L30: protein MPNLKITLKKSKIGRLDKQIATVEALGLKKIGQTVIKEDTPQIRGMINKIDFMLEVEEV, encoded by the coding sequence TTGCCAAATTTAAAGATTACTTTAAAGAAAAGCAAAATAGGCAGACTGGACAAGCAAATAGCTACAGTCGAGGCCTTGGGGCTAAAGAAAATCGGTCAGACTGTTATCAAGGAAGATACACCTCAAATTAGAGGTATGATAAATAAGATTGACTTTATGCTGGAAGTAGAAGAAGTATAA
- the rpmC gene encoding 50S ribosomal protein L29 produces MKAKEIRDLSTQELETKLSELKEELFNLRFQLATGQLENPMRIREVKRTYARIKTILNERELKAIEA; encoded by the coding sequence ATGAAAGCTAAAGAGATAAGAGATTTAAGTACACAGGAATTGGAAACTAAACTTAGTGAACTCAAGGAAGAGTTGTTCAACCTTCGTTTCCAACTTGCCACTGGTCAATTGGAGAATCCAATGAGAATCAGAGAAGTGAAAAGAACGTATGCAAGGATCAAAACGATTCTTAATGAAAGAGAATTAAAAGCTATAGAAGCTTAA
- the rpsJ gene encoding 30S ribosomal protein S10: MAKQKIRIRLKAYDHKVLDQSAKKIVETAKRTGAGVSGPVPLPTEKEIITILRAVHKYKDSREQFEMRTHKRLIDILNPTPKTVDALMRLDLPAGVDIEIKL, translated from the coding sequence ATGGCAAAACAAAAGATCAGAATCAGACTTAAAGCTTATGATCACAAGGTATTGGATCAATCGGCTAAAAAAATTGTTGAAACCGCAAAGAGAACTGGAGCAGGGGTTTCAGGACCTGTGCCGCTTCCAACAGAAAAGGAAATCATCACGATCCTTAGGGCGGTTCACAAATACAAAGATTCTAGAGAACAATTTGAGATGAGAACCCATAAGAGATTGATCGACATCCTAAACCCGACGCCAAAGACTGTGGACGCGCTTATGCGACTCGACTTGCCGGCTGGTGTAGACATCGAAATCAAACTGTAA
- the rplN gene encoding 50S ribosomal protein L14, producing MIQQESRLKVADNTGAKELLCIRVLGGSGKRYATVGDIIVCSVKAATPGGVVKKGDVVKAVVVRTVKSIRREDGSYIKFDQNAAVVIKDDKQPRGTRIFGPVARELREHKFMKILSLAPEVL from the coding sequence ATGATACAACAAGAAAGCAGGCTTAAAGTTGCCGATAACACAGGTGCTAAAGAATTGTTGTGCATTAGAGTTCTCGGCGGTTCTGGAAAAAGATATGCTACTGTCGGCGACATTATCGTCTGCTCTGTAAAAGCTGCAACACCAGGTGGAGTTGTCAAAAAAGGAGACGTTGTCAAAGCTGTAGTGGTTAGAACGGTAAAGAGTATTAGAAGAGAAGACGGAAGCTATATTAAGTTCGATCAAAATGCTGCCGTAGTTATAAAAGATGACAAACAGCCAAGAGGAACACGTATTTTCGGACCTGTTGCTCGAGAGTTGAGAGAGCATAAATTTATGAAAATTCTATCCCTGGCACCGGAAGTACTTTAA
- the rplR gene encoding 50S ribosomal protein L18 gives MIKKPVKNKIRKNRHKRMRFKINGTSERPRLNVYRSNSNIYAQIIDDSNGTTLVSASTLDKDLKEKLSSTRTKEAAKMVGKAIGEKAISKGIDTVVFDRGGYIYHGKIKELAEGAREAGLKF, from the coding sequence ATGATAAAAAAGCCCGTTAAAAACAAAATCAGAAAAAACAGACATAAGAGAATGAGATTTAAAATTAACGGAACGTCTGAAAGACCAAGACTGAATGTATATAGAAGCAATTCAAACATATATGCGCAAATCATCGATGATTCCAACGGAACAACATTGGTCAGCGCTTCCACGCTAGATAAAGATCTTAAGGAGAAACTCTCTTCTACAAGAACGAAAGAAGCGGCTAAGATGGTCGGAAAGGCAATTGGAGAAAAAGCAATTTCCAAAGGCATCGACACCGTAGTCTTTGACCGTGGAGGATACATTTACCATGGTAAAATTAAAGAACTGGCTGAAGGCGCAAGAGAAGCCGGATTGAAGTTTTAG
- the rplO gene encoding 50S ribosomal protein L15 → MKLHELRPADGSTGKKKRKGRGTATGQGKTAGRGQDGQKSRSGGGVRIGFEGGQMPLARRLPKRGFSNARFKKEYAIVNVEDLNVFTENTEVTPELLIEAGLVKKSLTGIKVLGNGDLNVSLTVKANKISKSAEEKIVTAGGKVEVI, encoded by the coding sequence ATGAAATTACATGAGCTAAGACCTGCAGATGGTTCTACCGGTAAGAAGAAAAGAAAAGGTAGAGGTACTGCCACAGGACAAGGAAAGACTGCCGGACGTGGTCAGGATGGACAGAAATCAAGATCAGGCGGTGGAGTAAGAATCGGATTTGAGGGTGGTCAAATGCCTTTGGCAAGAAGACTTCCTAAAAGAGGATTTTCCAACGCTAGATTCAAAAAAGAGTATGCAATCGTAAATGTGGAAGATTTAAATGTTTTTACTGAAAACACCGAAGTAACTCCCGAGCTATTAATAGAAGCGGGATTGGTAAAAAAATCTTTAACCGGCATCAAGGTGCTAGGAAACGGAGATCTAAACGTATCTTTAACGGTAAAAGCGAACAAAATCAGCAAATCTGCTGAAGAGAAGATCGTAACGGCCGGAGGAAAGGTAGAGGTGATCTAA
- the rpsQ gene encoding 30S ribosomal protein S17 yields MERAQRKTRVGKVVSDKMDKTIVVAVETFVRHPLYNKRVKKTTKFKAHDEQNQCNMGDVVKIMETRPLSKDKRWRLVEIVEKAL; encoded by the coding sequence GTGGAAAGAGCGCAAAGAAAGACAAGAGTCGGAAAAGTAGTGAGTGACAAGATGGATAAAACGATCGTTGTTGCTGTTGAAACTTTTGTAAGACATCCTCTTTACAATAAAAGGGTTAAAAAAACCACGAAATTTAAGGCTCATGACGAACAAAACCAGTGCAACATGGGTGATGTTGTGAAAATCATGGAGACTAGACCTTTAAGTAAAGATAAAAGATGGAGATTAGTTGAGATAGTAGAAAAGGCACTTTAA
- the rpsE gene encoding 30S ribosomal protein S5 has translation MQREMIDASKLDLKEKVVSINRVTKVVKGGRNFRFSCLVIVGDENGHVGAGVGKAIEIPEAIRKGIEDAKKNLIKIPLSNTTIPHEVVGHFGAGNVLLKPAGEGTGVIAGGPVRAVLELAGVRDIRTKSLGTNNARNMVNATMEGLARLTTVEQVAKLRGKTIEEILG, from the coding sequence ATGCAGCGAGAAATGATTGATGCTAGCAAACTTGACCTGAAAGAAAAGGTCGTATCTATAAACAGAGTAACAAAAGTTGTAAAGGGTGGCCGTAACTTTAGATTTAGCTGTTTAGTTATCGTAGGAGACGAAAATGGCCATGTAGGAGCAGGTGTTGGCAAAGCGATCGAAATTCCTGAGGCAATCAGAAAAGGAATAGAAGATGCTAAAAAGAATTTAATTAAGATTCCATTGTCAAATACTACAATCCCACATGAAGTTGTCGGACATTTCGGAGCGGGAAATGTACTTTTAAAGCCTGCTGGAGAAGGTACCGGAGTTATTGCAGGCGGACCAGTAAGAGCGGTGCTCGAGCTTGCCGGTGTAAGAGACATCCGAACCAAGTCTTTGGGAACAAACAATGCAAGAAACATGGTAAACGCAACAATGGAAGGACTTGCACGTCTTACTACTGTTGAACAAGTAGCCAAACTAAGAGGAAAAACAATAGAAGAAATTCTAGGATAG
- a CDS encoding type Z 30S ribosomal protein S14 encodes MAKKAMVEKQQRTPKYSTRAYNRCRICGRPHAYLRKFGICRICFREMAYKGEIPGVKKASW; translated from the coding sequence ATGGCAAAAAAAGCTATGGTGGAAAAGCAGCAAAGAACACCTAAATATTCTACAAGAGCTTATAATAGATGCCGAATTTGCGGAAGACCTCATGCGTACTTGAGAAAATTCGGAATTTGCAGGATATGCTTCAGAGAAATGGCCTATAAAGGCGAAATACCAGGCGTTAAAAAAGCAAGCTGGTAA
- the rplD gene encoding 50S ribosomal protein L4 produces MPKIDVINVKGEKVEEIALKDDIFGIEPNEAVVHQVVVAQLANKRQGTQSTKTRSEVRGGGRKPWRQKGTGRARAGSIRSPLWKGGGVIFAPKPRDYSQKVNKKMNRLAIKSVLSAKVAENELLVLDALSMETPKTKEMATVLENIKAGKKALILMGSIDENVYKSARNLPGVKTATVETINVYDLLNYDFLVATKDSVEKIEEVYA; encoded by the coding sequence ATGCCTAAAATTGATGTAATTAACGTAAAAGGTGAAAAAGTAGAAGAAATAGCTTTGAAAGACGATATATTCGGCATTGAGCCAAACGAAGCGGTAGTGCACCAGGTCGTAGTAGCTCAACTTGCCAACAAGAGACAAGGGACTCAGTCTACAAAAACTCGTTCTGAAGTTCGAGGCGGTGGAAGGAAGCCGTGGAGACAAAAGGGAACAGGTCGAGCGAGAGCTGGTTCCATCAGATCGCCCCTTTGGAAGGGTGGCGGTGTCATTTTTGCTCCAAAGCCAAGAGACTACAGCCAGAAGGTTAACAAGAAGATGAACAGACTGGCGATAAAATCCGTTTTATCGGCGAAAGTTGCAGAAAACGAGCTATTGGTATTGGATGCGTTAAGTATGGAAACTCCAAAAACAAAGGAAATGGCAACTGTGCTTGAAAACATAAAAGCCGGAAAAAAAGCTCTTATCCTTATGGGAAGCATTGACGAGAATGTTTATAAATCGGCGAGGAATCTTCCGGGAGTGAAAACAGCCACTGTAGAAACCATTAACGTATATGATCTTTTAAACTATGACTTTTTGGTTGCTACAAAGGATTCAGTAGAGAAAATAGAGGAGGTGTACGCATAA
- the rplE gene encoding 50S ribosomal protein L5, with amino-acid sequence MPRLKDKYKNEVIPAMMEKFKYDNIMEVPKLDKVVINMGLGDAKDNAKLIEAAVSDLGIISGQKPIITKAKKSVSNFKLREGMNVGAKVTLRADRMYEFTDKLFNIALPRVRDFRGVSAKSFDGRGNYSMGVKEQLMFPEIEYDKVEQIRGMDIIFVTTAKTDEEALELLSLMGMPFNR; translated from the coding sequence ATGCCAAGATTAAAGGACAAATATAAAAATGAGGTAATTCCGGCAATGATGGAGAAGTTCAAGTACGACAACATCATGGAAGTGCCTAAACTTGATAAAGTTGTAATTAACATGGGACTTGGAGATGCAAAAGACAATGCAAAGCTTATTGAAGCTGCAGTCAGTGACTTGGGCATCATCTCAGGGCAAAAGCCTATAATAACCAAGGCGAAAAAATCCGTATCGAACTTTAAACTAAGAGAAGGTATGAATGTAGGAGCCAAAGTTACTTTAAGAGCTGATAGAATGTATGAGTTTACAGATAAATTATTCAATATCGCCCTTCCTAGAGTTAGAGACTTCAGAGGAGTATCTGCAAAGTCTTTTGATGGAAGAGGAAACTACTCGATGGGCGTGAAGGAACAACTTATGTTCCCGGAGATTGAGTACGATAAAGTAGAACAGATAAGAGGTATGGACATCATTTTTGTAACGACTGCAAAGACTGATGAAGAAGCTTTAGAACTTTTAAGCTTGATGGGAATGCCTTTCAATCGATAA
- the rpsH gene encoding 30S ribosomal protein S8 — protein MVMTDPIADMLTRIRNANDAKHEYVEIPASNEKKAIAKILLEEGFVKNVVYTEDDKQGMIKIALKYGENKQKVITGIKRISKPGLRVYTNKNEIPKVLNGLGIAIISTSKGVVTDKAARKVGVGGEVLCYVW, from the coding sequence ATGGTAATGACCGATCCTATAGCAGATATGCTTACAAGAATCCGTAATGCAAATGATGCTAAACATGAATATGTAGAAATTCCAGCTTCTAACGAAAAGAAGGCAATAGCCAAGATTTTGTTAGAGGAAGGATTTGTTAAAAACGTTGTATATACGGAGGACGACAAGCAGGGAATGATCAAGATCGCCCTGAAATACGGAGAAAACAAGCAAAAGGTTATCACTGGCATAAAGAGAATTTCAAAGCCGGGCCTTAGAGTATATACAAACAAGAATGAAATCCCAAAAGTGCTTAACGGACTGGGTATTGCGATTATCTCAACATCAAAAGGTGTTGTAACAGATAAAGCGGCAAGAAAAGTTGGAGTAGGCGGAGAGGTGCTTTGTTACGTTTGGTAA
- the rplW gene encoding 50S ribosomal protein L23, with translation MLSPQDIILKPIVTEKSMDDMSENKYTFKVKKDANKIQIKDAVEKIFGVKVEKVYTMNRIGKIKRMGRYAGRRANWKKAIVKLAPDSKGIEFFEGI, from the coding sequence ATGCTTAGCCCTCAAGATATAATTTTGAAGCCTATCGTTACTGAAAAAAGCATGGATGACATGAGTGAGAATAAATACACATTCAAAGTCAAAAAAGATGCAAATAAAATCCAAATCAAGGATGCTGTTGAAAAGATTTTCGGAGTAAAGGTAGAAAAAGTCTATACAATGAATAGAATCGGCAAGATAAAAAGAATGGGCCGATATGCGGGAAGAAGAGCAAACTGGAAAAAAGCAATCGTAAAACTTGCTCCTGACAGCAAGGGAATTGAATTTTTCGAAGGAATCTAA
- the rpsS gene encoding 30S ribosomal protein S19, with protein sequence MSRSLKKGPYVEERLLKRVEEMNKNNEKKVIKTWSRSSTIFPQMVGHTIAVHDGRKHVPVYLSEDMVGHKLGEFAPTRTFRGHAGEKTSGKK encoded by the coding sequence ATGAGCAGATCATTGAAAAAAGGACCTTACGTGGAAGAAAGACTCTTAAAAAGAGTTGAAGAGATGAACAAAAACAACGAGAAAAAGGTTATTAAAACCTGGTCTCGTAGCTCGACGATTTTCCCTCAAATGGTAGGTCATACCATAGCAGTACACGACGGAAGAAAGCATGTTCCCGTATATCTTTCAGAGGATATGGTTGGACACAAGCTTGGAGAATTTGCTCCTACAAGAACATTTAGAGGTCATGCGGGAGAAAAGACTTCTGGCAAGAAATAA
- the rplV gene encoding 50S ribosomal protein L22 → MEAKASARYVRVSPRKAKLVVDLVRGKRIGEAINILSVIPNKSARVVEKVIKSAAANAENNYEMDPGKLVVSEIYANQGPTMKRFRAGSMGRAALIKKRSSHISVVLKEKE, encoded by the coding sequence GTGGAAGCTAAAGCAAGCGCTAGATACGTAAGAGTATCGCCTAGAAAAGCAAAACTGGTTGTTGACCTTGTAAGAGGAAAACGCATTGGAGAAGCCATTAACATATTATCGGTAATACCGAATAAATCAGCAAGAGTGGTAGAGAAAGTAATAAAGTCTGCTGCAGCCAATGCAGAAAACAACTATGAAATGGATCCAGGTAAACTAGTTGTATCTGAGATATATGCTAACCAGGGACCTACGATGAAAAGATTCAGAGCGGGTTCAATGGGAAGAGCGGCATTAATCAAAAAAAGAAGCAGTCACATATCTGTAGTACTTAAAGAAAAAGAGTAA
- the rplC gene encoding 50S ribosomal protein L3, with product MEKVIIGKKVGMTQIFDESGKLIPVTVVEAGPCKIVQVKSEETDGYNSIQLGYGQIKEKKVNSPMKGHFDKNELEYKKVLKEFRVDNASEYQVGQDVTAAVFADGDKIDVSGTSKGKGFAGVIKRHNQSRGPMKHGSKYHRSPGSMGASSSPSRVFKGKKLPGQMGNVTVTVQNLEVVKVDADRNLLLVKGAVPGIRGSLVTIKQTVKK from the coding sequence ATGGAGAAAGTTATTATTGGAAAAAAGGTAGGCATGACTCAGATTTTCGACGAAAGCGGAAAACTGATTCCGGTAACTGTTGTAGAAGCAGGGCCTTGCAAAATTGTGCAGGTTAAAAGCGAAGAAACAGATGGTTACAATAGCATTCAGCTTGGTTATGGACAAATCAAGGAGAAGAAGGTCAACAGTCCAATGAAAGGACATTTTGACAAGAACGAGCTTGAATACAAGAAAGTTTTAAAGGAATTCAGAGTAGACAATGCATCTGAATATCAGGTAGGGCAAGATGTTACTGCTGCTGTTTTTGCTGACGGAGACAAGATCGATGTGAGCGGAACTTCGAAGGGTAAAGGATTTGCCGGCGTAATCAAAAGACACAATCAATCAAGAGGACCGATGAAACACGGTTCCAAATATCATAGATCCCCAGGATCAATGGGCGCTTCTTCAAGTCCTTCAAGAGTATTCAAGGGCAAAAAGCTTCCCGGACAAATGGGTAATGTAACTGTGACTGTGCAAAACCTAGAAGTTGTAAAAGTTGACGCAGACAGAAACCTATTGTTGGTTAAAGGTGCGGTTCCGGGAATCAGAGGCAGTTTGGTAACTATTAAGCAAACGGTGAAAAAGTAA